tgtttagtttttaatggaatttttCATGCACAAACCTGACTTTCTCCAAAAACTCAAATACTATCAGTGTTCTAGTAATAACTGATTATTCCTgcttatattttgttatagcATATATCTGATGCAACAACGTGTTCAGAGATCGTACGCCAAGTACACAAAAAGTTGATTTGAAATCACGTGCCATATTCCACTTTATTAGAAATAAGTGCTTTGATCGTTTCTTATCGTAAATAATTGTAAGGATATCATACTCGGCGAGTGATATCCTCTGATCGCAAACAAAGTTATAGCGCGATGAAAAGTCCCAAAAGtcattttcaatttgttttgttCACTACTCGGATACACCCAACTTCCGCCACCTTTCCACGACGAAGATTTTGTAATCATTTACGCCACATTAGAAAAGCACCTTCTACTCAACTCACCCAAAAGTGGGTCAAGAAGTTCGAGGAGACCGGTTCGACACTTGATAAATCTTGGACAAGGTGTCGATCTAAAGGAGCGGCTACACTACCCGGATCCGCGCCGATCAGATCCGCGCAGAAAGTATTCCGATGGAATGCTCCCTGTGTTTTCAAATGTACCCGGCTACACTGTTCCGCTCCGCGTCGAATCGACCGTCCGACCGGCCGGATAGATCATCGACAGGGCATCCATCCGTACATTCGGACGTCGATCGGCTGTTATCGCATACCCTCGTGGATTTTCGTAGCACATGGCGATCTTCGTCCCTTAAAGGACTGTTTTGTCACAGGTGTTTTTTAGAACGCgtattttacaaataatgaAGTCTCTGTTAATTGCGCACTTCGTTTAAACTATTGCTTATGgtttttggttattttataaaaaaaatatggatgaCGAAATACTTATTGTGTTAGTGCAACAATATGAAGAATTGTACGATCCGACAAATTCAAGATATTCTAATAATGTACGGAGATCAAACATATGGGAAGAGATTGGAAAACAAATGAATACCTCTGGtaagttgaaataaatttattttaaaatgttaggtTACCTTTATGACTATacttaatttcttaaatactTAACTGTTCTCACCAAAAACAAACATTTCAATAGTGGTACGAAGTGTGATCATAATATTCTTGGAATATATACAGGTCCCTATCAGAGCACATATGAAACGTAGAAAAccttattctgaagcgatttttctaataaatttttttcgaaacatTGGACGACCTTAAACGATTTTCACTacgttattataaacatttcgaaaaaattttatttagaattttatcGTTTCAGAATAAGGTTTTCTACGTTTCATATGTTCTCTGATCCGaaagatacgggacacctgtatagaaaaataactaagttatgaaaaataatctcTAAAAAGTTGGCCCATCGTAgtgctaaataataaaaagaaacaacaattccttagaaaattattttattagtattataaaaaacaatataattagTTATGTAATCTACCAGCACGAATAATGCTTTGCTGCCATTGAACGCTTCCCGTCacagtattaaaataatttttatatttttctctacTTTGTAAGCCTTCTGTAGAGCAAGCTCCCCCTGTTCCTCTTGCATTTGTTAGAGCTTCTGATAAATTACTTTGTTGTTTACCTAAATTGAGGTTTCGATTTTCAAATTCCGAGTCAACCTTAATTCGAAGAAAATTGTGTAGGACACATGTAGCCATTACAACTATGTCCATATTCCGTGGAGAAAGTTGAAGCTTTCTTTGATAAATCCGAAACCGTTTGGTTAAAATACCAAAGGCGTTTTCAGAAACGCGTCTCGCCCGACAGAGTCGATAATTGAAAACCCTTCTTTCATCATTATCACGAATAGCTTGTTCCGGATATGGTCTCAATAAAGATTTATGCAATGGAAATGCTGCATCACCAACAATAACAAAAGGTGCTGGTACATTGGTGCCTGgtagatttttttcttgtgGTATATCaagattatttgaaaaaaacttttttcctaaCGAAGAAGAACGAAAAATTCCACTGTCGCTGCTTCTTCCATAGGCTCCGACATCTATTACTATAAATTTGTAGTTCGCATCGACAAGCGCAAGTAGAACTAaactaaatgtttttttataattaaagaacaTGGATCCACTACCAGCAGGCTTATCACAAATAACATGTTTCCCATCCAAAGCTCCTATGCAATTGGGAAATTGCCATTTTCGTTCGAATTCTTCCGCAATCTCCATCCATTTCGACATTGTAGGTTCTTGCATAACAATAGGTTGCAAAATCTTCCACATCGCTCTACACACGTCATAAACTATATTGGCTACAGTTCTCCTTCCTAAGCGATAACTAAAGGCGATAGTCCGAAATGAGTCTCCTGTCGCAAAAAACCTGAAAAATAACGTTATGTATTTCTTTTAGGTGAAGATTGTAAGAAACGCTGGCAACAATTAAGGGAAAATTATAGAAAGGCCAAGTTGAAGGCCACGAAATGCACAACGGGAGATGCTGGAGGTAAAGTAAAGAAAGTAAAATTTGAGAAGGAGTTGAGCTTCCTGGACGTCCACATTGTTCAACAGCGACCACAGCTTTCAAATCTACCCGATAATGATGAAGAGACTATTGATACGATTTCTGTCGATGACACGACATCTGTTTCTGTAAGTCCGGTACCAGATTCTCCATGTACTGAAACACCTTCGGAGCCGTCAACTTCTGGATCTTCGACCAAACAACAATCAAGAAAGAAGCAACAAAAGCAATCATACAGCAATGTGATGGAACAGTATTTCCAATGTAAAAGCCAACATTTACAAAACAAAAGTACTTCAAAAAAAGAAGATGACcatattgcaaaatttttccGTTCCATTGAAGAAACAGTTAGAACATTACCTGTTCATTTACAAATTCAGGCAAAGACTAAAATAAGCACGTTTGTACACCAATTAGAGGCGGAAGCAGTACAGATGTCACAACCAAATACATTCACGTTCCAGTCACATGAATATTCCCAACGGTATCGGCCCTATAACACTAACCAATTTATTAACCAACAGACATTACAAAATCCAGTAGAAAATCCTATGCAGAATCCATGGACTGCATGGTCGTCCCAACAGCACCCAGACGTTCAATCAAACTCGTCGAATACCTCTtccaaagaaaattaatatttaatacttttattttgtatattattaaataaagatttattgcGTGCatgtgttaaaaaagaaattattaccaaaataatataatacggTGAAAACCTTTGtacttaaataatataatggCTATACGTGTACCACTTGTggttaatatattatttaagaaCGTGATTGGGACTCCTGTATACATATAATTTATACCTCAAAGTTACTGCCAATCTTTCTTCAGTTCCTACAGCTCTTCTGAATCGGGtgtccttttttttaatactgtCGTGAAGAAGACTATGTAGCTCACAAAAAGTGGGATAGGTCAtcctaaaatattcataaaatctACCATCATCTTTTATGAGGTCATTGAATAAGTGGTGAAACTCCCCAAGGTCCTACAAATTAATCATAGACgtcatttataatatttacttgttttaaaactttaacaaaacataatgctcttacatttcgttttttatttactgaatgcacccattttttttttttttttctttcgttttcCAAGCAAATAAAGAGAAACTCTTCATCTGTGCTGGAGCTTGAACACGAAGTAGTTTCCGCCATTGCCAATAACTAAGTAATCATTTAGGCGAACCCGAGGTATATAGTTATTACAAATGTGCGCTACGCGCAACCTTCCGAAAAAATTCCGGCGCCGACGGGTAGTAGTGTAGCCACCTGACAAAAATTCGGGGCGAATCTAATCGGCGCGGATCGGCGCGGATCTGACGTAGTGTAGCCGCTCTTTTACGCTTCGCAAAAGGGCAAGGGCGTAAATGTTTCTAAAAGTTCCCTACATAgcatattattgaaaaattgcgTCTACACCCCTACAAGATACAACTTGTGCAAGAACTAAAACCACtaaagaataaaatgtttcaacgATTTCGGTCGTTGATTAACATCTTATTGTTAGATGAGGCGTTTTTTCACGTTAATAACCACATAAACCAGCAGAATTGCCCATGCTGGAGTTCAATAAATCCAAAGCGAAAGCATAAGAGGACACATCGCTAAAGATTACCGTTTCGGCTGCAATGTGGGTTGCAAGGAATTATATTGCAGGAATTATTACAGTAACCGTAAATTCCGAACGATATACGGATATGATTCGCAACTTTTTGGAAGAACACTTCAGAACACTTGGTTTCAATAAAGTGGAGCAATAGCTCACACCTCGAACCTGTCCTTAACAATTGGTTTTCCTGGAAAATAGATATCCACACGCGGCGATATAAACTGGCCGGCGCACGTAGCTCCGATTTGACACCAATGGATGTCTTCTCATGGGGTCACCTTAAATCAAGGGTAGATATACAGTAACACTCCTGTCTCTggatgaattaaaagaaagtATTCGATGAGAAATGACGATTCTCACGGACAATACGTACGAAGTAGTTGAcgaaaatgttgtttaaaagAGTGCCGGTGATATAATGGAGCACATTTAGAcgacataatttttaaaacagaaATTCCCAAATCCGGTAttgtattgaaaaataaatatttatttttttataactaatcTCGTTAACATTACCACCTTGTATAAACTTTTActagaaaaaagaaaaaataataataaaaacggaAGATGGTGTTTTATCAATCATCAGCAACGCAGATATACACAAAGTGTACGAAGTACACCAAGAACACCAGTAAATACTCCGAGATAGAACATAAACTGTctaataacaaagaaaataaagtgaCAGTTGAATACAATACGGATAAAGAACAGTGAGCGCGTGAGACGAGATGGATTCGTGCAAAAAACTGGATGAAAAGAAATATAAGTATTCATACCCCACCTATCATAGTCAACAAAATCAATCATTTTAATGAACTATATGCTGATGTGAGCAAACTTTCTGGCACACAGATTATagtcatttattaaaaaacattaaaataagtCTGCAGGATTAGACaagctataaaaaaaaaattcctgCCATTAATATGAGAATAAGCAgaatacaacaattaaaattatggtTATTATATCGTACCAATCCATGGAACCagaaaaaaatggttaaggaaataaaaaaaacgtcGTTACAGAATTATCAAAACCACtcctaaatttaaatataaaattaatttaaatataacaatccTTTCAAAAAGATTCTTCATATCTTTTGCTGAGTGCTCAGATTTCCGCTCCATATGTCAATTCTGGTCGTATTATTGTTTTGTACAATTTACATTTTGTCTGCCTAGACAAATTTCGATACCTTAACTATAAGGACAGGCCGAAGTAGTGTGGTTGTGTCCTTTTGGCAGTCTACAAGTGTCCCCTGATATGTAAAATCCTCCACTAACTCTATTGATTCACCGTCAATGTTTGAACCCTGTGTCGGCGTGATGTGCACATATACTTAGATTTAGGAAAGTTTATGGCGAGTCCCATATTTAATGCAGCAGATTTACGGATTTAAATGTGTACCTCTCGATGCGTTCTCGATTCTGCGTACGCCATTACTTTTACAtttcttatacagggtgattctcaacctatacgcataaacttggggatttattcctcatgacaaataaGGAGTAATAGGTGAagaaaattgtagcaaaagttttttaatttcctagatatccatgaaatttactttcaaatcaagAATACATATTCTATGTTGTTTCTAATATTTTCTATGCACAATTGGGCTCGCTGAATCCACgatgtatatatattttgacCTACTAACGCGGCCTAAACCAAGGTGTTGGCGGATTGTCTCGGCAGCAATGTTAAATGCCTGTGTTAACCACTGTATGACATCCTGAGTATCAACCAAGAGGGCGGCATCATCTGCATAGcatacaattttgattttgtaatcGTTCATAGTTTACATTACATACCTTGTAATGTTTACTCTGTTCTAATTCTTTTATCCTTACTTTGT
This genomic stretch from Onthophagus taurus isolate NC chromosome 7, IU_Otau_3.0, whole genome shotgun sequence harbors:
- the LOC139430779 gene encoding uncharacterized protein, with the translated sequence MAETTSCSSSSTDEEFLFICLENERKKKKKWVHSVNKKRNDLGEFHHLFNDLIKDDGRFYEYFRMTYPTFCELHSLLHDSIKKKDTRFRRAVGTEERLAVTLRFFATGDSFRTIAFSYRLGRRTVANIVYDVCRAMWKILQPIVMQEPTMSKWMEIAEEFERKWQFPNCIGALDGKHVICDKPAGSGSMFFNYKKTFSLVLLALVDANYKFIVIDVGAYGRSSDSGIFRSSSLGKKFFSNNLDIPQEKNLPGTNVPAPFVIVGDAAFPLHKSLLRPYPEQAIRDNDERRVFNYRLCRARRVSENAFGILTKRFRIYQRKLQLSPRNMDIVVMATCVLHNFLRIKVDSEFENRNLNLGKQQSNLSEALTNARGTGGACSTEGLQSREKYKNYFNTVTGSVQWQQSIIRAGRLHN